A portion of the Longimicrobium sp. genome contains these proteins:
- a CDS encoding amidase, protein MIPTETLFQPVSALAEGIRARRLDPVELAEAYLQRLETLGPRLNAVVTVTRERALAEARAAKREIAAGRWRGPLHGMPYGAKDLIAAEGYPTTWGAQPYREQRFPDATVVAKLKAAGAVLVAKLASVELAGGMGYEQANASFTGPGRTPWNPEFWSGGSSSGPGAAVAAGLVPFAIGSETWGSIVTPAAFSGVTGLRPTYGRVSRAGAMALSWTMDKIGPLCRTAEDAGLILQAIAGPDPADHNSADRPYRASLALPRGRRPRIGVLKGLAEGSQAEVKRNFERSVEVLSGFAEIVRDVTLPRFPYGAAAGVIIDAEAASIFEELVDSGRVHQLTAPEDQIGGYPGQVVFARDYLRALRIRTPAAVAMDRFFVEGGFDAVVHPTRPTVSFPVGKKFSEAYSDLAGGGEPISGAANLLGLPGIALPNGFGRDNLPTSLSLTGRAWDEQVLVALAHQVQQRTDFHKRTPPGFG, encoded by the coding sequence CCGTCTCCGCGCTGGCGGAGGGGATCCGCGCGCGGCGGCTGGACCCGGTGGAGCTGGCGGAGGCGTACCTGCAGCGGCTGGAGACGCTGGGGCCGCGGCTGAACGCCGTCGTCACCGTCACCCGCGAGCGCGCGCTGGCCGAGGCGCGGGCCGCGAAGCGCGAGATCGCCGCCGGGCGCTGGCGCGGGCCGCTGCACGGCATGCCGTACGGGGCGAAGGATCTCATTGCGGCGGAAGGCTATCCCACCACCTGGGGCGCACAGCCGTATCGCGAGCAGCGCTTCCCCGACGCGACCGTGGTGGCGAAGCTCAAGGCGGCGGGCGCCGTCCTCGTCGCCAAGCTCGCGTCCGTCGAGCTGGCCGGCGGGATGGGCTACGAGCAGGCGAACGCCAGCTTCACCGGGCCAGGGCGGACGCCCTGGAACCCGGAGTTCTGGAGCGGCGGCTCGTCCAGCGGCCCGGGCGCGGCCGTCGCCGCCGGGCTCGTCCCCTTCGCCATCGGCTCGGAGACGTGGGGATCGATCGTCACCCCGGCCGCGTTCTCGGGCGTCACCGGCCTGCGCCCCACGTACGGCCGCGTCAGCCGCGCGGGGGCGATGGCGCTCAGCTGGACGATGGACAAGATCGGCCCGCTCTGCCGCACCGCCGAGGACGCCGGGCTGATCCTGCAGGCCATCGCCGGGCCCGACCCGGCGGACCACAACTCGGCGGACCGGCCGTACCGCGCCTCGCTGGCGCTGCCGCGCGGGCGCCGGCCGCGCATCGGCGTGCTGAAGGGGCTGGCGGAGGGATCGCAGGCCGAGGTGAAGCGCAACTTCGAGCGCTCGGTGGAGGTGCTGTCGGGCTTCGCCGAGATCGTGCGCGACGTGACGCTGCCGCGGTTCCCCTACGGCGCCGCGGCGGGGGTGATCATCGACGCGGAGGCGGCCAGCATCTTCGAGGAGCTGGTGGACAGCGGGCGCGTGCACCAGCTCACCGCGCCCGAGGACCAGATCGGCGGCTACCCCGGCCAGGTGGTGTTCGCCAGGGACTACCTGCGCGCGCTGCGCATCCGCACCCCCGCCGCGGTGGCGATGGACCGCTTCTTCGTGGAGGGGGGATTCGACGCGGTCGTCCATCCCACGCGCCCGACCGTCTCCTTCCCCGTGGGGAAGAAGTTCAGCGAGGCATACAGCGACCTGGCCGGCGGCGGCGAGCCGATCAGCGGCGCGGCGAACCTGCTCGGGCTCCCCGGCATCGCGCTCCCCAACGGCTTCGGGCGCGACAACCTGCCGACGTCGCTGTCGCTCACCGGCCGCGCGTGGGACGAGCAGGTGCTGGTCGCGCTCGCGCACCAGGTCCAGCAGCGCACCGACTTCCACAAGCGCACGCCGCCGGGCTTCGGGTAA